The Candidatus Eisenbacteria bacterium DNA window GCGCCTTGATCACTCTCGTGGAGGCAGTCCGCACCGCGAGTCCTTCCTGTACCGGGTAGGTGCAGGACGAAACCAGCTTCGCTTTCTCACCTTCGCCGATCTCCACGACGCAAAGCCGGCATGCACCATAGGGCGAAAGTCCGTCCATATGGCAAAGCGTCGGAATCGGAAATCCGTAGAACCTTGCCGCTTCGAGGATTGTTGTACCTTTTTCCACCTGAACGTTTAGTCCGTTAAGTCTTATGGCAATCATGTTGGCTTTTTCTCCAGTGACCCGGCTGCTGTCTTCTCGTCCCCGGGTTTCGTGAACTCCAGATCACACCGGAGACACCGTCTTGACTCCCGCGTGGCTTCCCGGGCAGAAAGTGCCTTCTCGACTTCCACGGATTTTCGTTTTCTGGAATCCACAGGAACACAAGGTATCTCCACTCTCTTTAGCTGCTGCGCTTCCTTCAAATTGGTTTTTGCTGGTTCAATATAGTGCCGAGGTATTCTCCATCTAGCCGGCTGATGCAATTTCTCGTTTCGTAGATAAAGATCGATCATAGTTGCCGCCCTCTTCCCCGCGGCAATAGCATCGACAATTGTATTCGGACCGGTCACAAGATCGCCTCCGGCGAAGACTCCAGGCCGGTTCGTGCAAAGGGTCTCGGGATCAACAAGCACTGTCCGTCTGTTTTCAGCGACACTAATACGGTAATCACCTGCGCCGACGATGCAATCGGTGTCCGGGATCTCGCCGGTTGCGACAATTAGCGTATCGAGGGACGCCGAAAACTCAGAGTCAGGAATGCTGACTGGGCGTCTCCTGCCGCTTGAATCGAACTCTCCCAATGCGTTTCTCACGAATTCGATTCCGGAAAGATGACCACCCTTGGAAATGACTCTGATCGGGGAGACCAATGTCTCAAGCTTTACTCCTTCCTCCAGAGCTGCCGCGACTTCCTCGCCAAATGCCGGCATCTCTTCCTGGCTGCGGCGGTAGAAGATTGTGACGGTCTTGACTCCCGGTTGGCGGAGAGCCACTCTTGCCGCATCTACTGCAGAGTTGCCGCCGCCAATCACTCCGACATGCCCATTTGCGAGCCTCTCTTTATGCAGATTAAATGCCTTCAGAAAACTAATTGATGGGTACACGCCGGACAGTTTTTCCCTGGGAAGACCAAGACCCAGGCTCTTGTGAGCGCCAATCGCCAGGAATACTGCATGGAATCCCTCCTTAAACAACTTATCCATCGTTATGTCCTTGCCGAGGGAGACGCCACATTTCATGGTGACGTTTTTATTGAGCAAGGATTTGATCTCTTTGCGCACTGTCTCTCTCGGTAAGCGATAGGCAGGTATAGTGCTGATCAGCATGCCTCCCGGTTCATCTTCTTTCTCAAACACTGTCACCTTGTGACCCTTTAACGAGAGATAGTGGGCGCAAGTGAGGCCGGCTGGGCCTGATCCAATAACGGCAATTCTGCGTCCGTCTCTCTCGTTGCTCACTGCGTGCAACGGTTTGTAGACAGAAGGGTCAACGCGGTCAGTCACAAAACGCTTGAGAGCACGGATGGCAACGGCCTCGCCGCCCTGCGTTCCGACTCTGCAACGTTCCTCGCAGGGGTGGCTGCAAGCACGAGCGCATACCGACGGAAATGGATTGTTTTCGCGTATTACACGGTATGCTTCTTCATATTCTCCACGTTCAATATGAGCTATGTAGCGCCATCCCTCGGTTTCAACGGGACATGCGGTGGCGCACGGCGCGCCGACAAGTCCCTTACATACAAAAGCATCGCATCGTTTGTCACGGACGTGGCGTTCGTATTCATCCCGGAAATAACGCAGAGTGCTGAGAACGGGGTTGGAGGCGGTCTGCCCAAGGCCGCACATTGTGGTGTCCTTGACAACCTCCGCGAGCTCCTCGAGAAGGCCGAGCTCTTCCAGACTGCCTTTCCCTTCGGAGACATCCTCCAGGATCTCGTACATCCGTTGCGTTCCCTTCCGGCATGTGAAGCACTTGCCGCATGACTCATCCTTCAGAAAACTCATGAAATACTTCGCAACATCGACCATGCAGGTGTTTTCATCCATGACGATCAGACCGCCGGAGCCCATGATGGATCCGGCCTTCGCCAAACTGTCATAGTCGACAGTTAGATTGAAGAGTCTCGCCGGAATGCAGCCGCCCGATGGCCCGCCGGTCTGCACGGCTTTGATCCTGGCTTTGCCGATAGGGCCGCCCCCAATGTCATTCACGATCTTCTCTATTGTTATCCCCATCGGCACCTCTACAAGCCCCGTGTATTTGACCTTGCCGACAAGGCTGAATATCTTTGTACCCGAGTTGTTCTTTGTCCCCTGCTTTGAGAACTCTGCTGCGCCGTCACGGATTATCACCGGGATATTGGCCCAGGTTTCGACGTTATTGATTGCTGTGGGCTTGCCGTCTATGCCTTTCTCGACCGGGAATGGCGGACGCTGAGTCGGCTCTCCGACTTTTCCCGCGATGGATTTCATGAGGGCTGTTTCCTCGCCGCACACGAATGCACCCGCGCCTCTGACCAGATTGATGTCAAAATCAAAGCCGGTCCCCAGAATATCCTTGCCGAGCAGCCCCAGCTCGCGCGCCTGTCTGAGTGCGATGATCAGATGCTTGATGGCGAGCGGGTATTCGTTGCGGACGTAAATAACTCCCTCTGTGGCCCCGGTCCCATATGCTCCGATTATCATCCCTTCAATGATGCTGTGCGGATTGCCCTCCAGCACGCTGCGGTCCATGTACGCGCCGGGGTCACCTTCATCCGCATTGCACACGATGAATTTTCCGCGGCCATTCGGCTGTGCAGCCAGGAGCTCCCATTTGAATCCGGTAGGGAAGCCGGCACCGCCGCGGCCCCGCAGGCCAGATGCTTTGACTTCGTTTATCACCCATCGGGGGTCCGCCTTTTCCAGCGCTTTGACCATGGCCGAGTAGCCGCCGTTCTCGATGTAGTTGTAGATGCGGATTGGATCGATCTTTTCATTCCGGGCAAGTATGGTGCGTGACTGTTTTGCATAGAACGGGACGTCATCCTGGTTTGCAAAAGGCTTCTCCCGGGCCGGATCCTTGAGAAGCAAAGACGAAACCACCTTTCCATTGGCCACGGCCCTGACTATCTGCACCATGTCTTTCTGCTTGATTTTGGGATAGAACGTTCTCTGCGGCTCGACGAGAACCGATGGCTCCATCTCACAGAACCCGTGGCAGCCAGTAATGCGAAGGTGGATTTTGTCTGCCAGTCCTTCTTTCAGAAGCTCTCGTTTCGTGACCCGGATGAGGTCGTTTGCCCCACTCGCCTGGCCGCACGTGCCTGCTGAAATCGTGATAACCGGAATGGCTGGATCCCGGCTATCCTCCAAACGGTCCCTCAAGATCTTGAATTGATGAGGAGAATTCAGTTCTTGCATAGATATGTCCGTTTCATCTAATTTCGATGCCTCCCTCTAACCTCAAATGTTGTCCCCGCTGAGATCCAGCATGTGCGCTCTGCATCCGCGTCGTGAACAAATCTGCACTACGCCGCCGCCGCGTACTATCATAGAGACCATCGGGGCGTCGCAGGCCGCGCAGTTCGATGCACCCAGAAGTTCGCTATGGCAGTGCGGACAGAAGAAATTCACAACGGTGTCCGGCGGGATTTCTTGCTCAGACTCAACCGCAAAGCTGCCATAGAGGCTGGACAAACTTAACCAGCCGTGGTGGTCTCCAAAAGACATTGTGATGCGGATAGCCGGATAGCCGTCCAGAACGTGGTGTCCTGCCATCAGACTATGGTTGCAGCGCGGACAACTGACCTCAACAGGGAACACACGATCATCTCCCTTAATCTCAACTCTGTCGAGGCCCGCACGGGTTTTCTCTATGATCTGCTTCACGTCCGCCGTATTCACGTTTGAGAAATAGTGGCCATCCGCGACGACTATAGGTCCGAGGGCGCAAGCACCCAGGCATCGGACCGTTTCCAGCGTGAACTCTCTGTCTGAAGTAGTGTCGCCGGCCGCGATCTTGAGCTGCCTTTCGAATTCCCCGGCAATGCCAGGCCCGCCCCGGACATGACACGCGGTCCCGAGACAGACTGAGACCAGATGCTTACCTCTCGGTTTCAGTCTGAAGGACTTGTAGAAAGTGGCTACCCCGTAGATGTCCACGAGGGAGCGGTTGGTCGTATCTGCCACCACCCTCAAGGCTTCCTCAGGAAGACATCCATACTTTCCCTGAATGTCTTCCAGGATGGAGATCAGACCTCCGCGTGTCGCACCATGTTTTTCAATGATTGCTTGAATCTCGGCCGAGCTCATGTTTCTCCCCCTGTTCAGGAGGCGTCTCTTTGCGGTATCGCCTCACCGGTGCTGCTATTTGTACTCCTCACAATGCCACACACCGCCATGAGTCTTCAAGAAAGTACACGTCTCGCGCTCTTCACAATTCATGCACAACCCCATGTACTTGGCGGTCTCTTTCTTCTTCCCTCTTGGCTTCGGACACGGAACAGCCGCCCTCCGCGTTCCACCAGTCTTTGTTCTTGTAGACCGTTTGGGGTTTTGCATGGCAGTACCCTCCCCGGACTTCTTTTTCCTTGACCGTGTCTTTTGTCCTGGAGGGACAATCATGTGACCTCGCCCCACCCATTCGGCGGATTCTACCACTCCAAGTCGGATTCTGTCTACTTTTCGCTATCAGCCGGAGAGTTCTTCCGGAAGACGCGTTCGGCCCGTTGGGGCGCACGTCTGCACCATTTACTCATCCTGGAATTCCGGCAACGGCAATTGCCGCTTCGTTACGTGGGTTGGCGCTGGATCCAACGAAAATCGTTGGCCTGAACTGTCTACCACCGCCCAATCTCCTCACAATGTTCCCGCCGTGTGATGCTCCCCTTATAGCAGTCTTTTCTCTCCTTCTATTTTCTTTATATCCGTAATATCCTGGGTCACCTCCAGGGTACCAAGATACTCGCCGTTTCTGCGCACGGGGAAGTAGCGGATGTAGACGAGCCGCCCCTTCAAGTTGATCCAAAACTCGGCCGAATTCCTCTTGTTGCTCTTGAAATCATTTACGATCTGCACGACCCTGTCCAAGCTTTCCTTTGGATGGCACTGCAGGACTTCGCGGCCGATGACTGCTTTCGTCCTCGCGAAAATTCTCTCCTTCGACTGACTGAAGTACCGGACCTTGTCATCCTTGTCCACAAACGTGATGTCAACAGGCAGTGTGTTGAGGAGTGTCTCAAGTTCTTCCCTGGAAAAGCTCCCTGTCTCGAATGCCATCTGTCCTTCGGGCACAGGTTCTGCCTTGTCTGCCCGCCTCTCCTGGCCAGCTTGTCTTCCGTGTTGTGGCGTGAAGCAGCAGTATCCGAGTTCATCGAACTGCCTGCCGACTTCCGCCCACTCGTCCTCTGTGATGACCTTTATCGCCATCGGGAAGAGCATGTTGTTTTCCTTGTAGAAGTGGCTCTGGAGAAGGTCATCCAGGGATGCGGCTCCGCCTTCAAGCTCTGAGACAAACTTCTGAAAGCCCAAGTCTTTCTGCTTCTCCATGATTCCGTAGATTCTCTTCTTTCTCTCCCTGATTTCGTTGTGCTCAGACCACATGATCGCGGGCGGCTGAGTAATCCCATGCCTTTCGAGATATGGAAACAGGACATTCTCCTCCCGGAGGTAATGGCTCTCCGAATCTTTCAAATGCTCCACAATGTGCTTCAGTTGTTCCATCTCCCTGTGGCTTGAGCCGAAATCCTTGGCGCTCCTCATGACTTGCACAGTAGTTCTCAGTTCGGCGGCAAACCCGAGGAGGAGTTTGTGCTCTTCCATAAGTGTGTTGATCGGATGTCCAGGTGGTGCCAGGGTTATTTCTCCTTTTCCAGCTACGTCGCTCATGATATTCCCCTTTCTTGTCTTAGATTTTTGCCTTTGACCAGGGTCCAAAGAGAGATCTTCGTGGATTTGCCTTTGGACGGCACAATCTGGTGCGGACCGCTTGACGAGCTCAAATCTATCCGCACTTGGCGGTTTTGTCAAAGGTCTTCGCAAGAGCGGCAGTGTCAGGAATTCCATTTGGAGGCCAAAGGCCTCGGACTTTTGCCCGCGCAGCCGGATTTCCAACAAGTTCTAGTATCAGCCATTTGACGCGGTTGACTCCAGTGGGCTGGGCGTTCTAGAATTAGTCCCATGGCAGACGCACCGGTAAACGACCTATCCAAGGTTGAACGGATTACGGACAAAGACAGCAGGTTCATGCTTGAGGCATACGTCTTTGTCATGATGGCTCTCGAACACACAGTGTCCAGGCTGGCAGTGAGGAGACACATCACCGCCAAAGAGCTCCTCTCCGGAGCGAAAGAGCTTGCAGTTGAGAAGTATGGGCCGACGGCCAAAATGGTTTTGAACCACTGGGGAATCAGAACAACCGCGGACATAGGGCAGATAGTCTTCAACCTTGTCGATGCAGAAGTCCTCGCCAAGACTGAGACGGACAAGAAAGAAGATTTCCAGAATGTATTTGACTTTGACGACGTTTTTGTGAGGCAGTACGAGTGGTAGATATGCGGAGGTGAAGCAGGGTGAAAGACAATAAGGTCAACATTGCAAGGAGTCTCTTTTCGGCAAGAGAATGGATGGAGTATCTCATACTTGATTTCACGAAAGCTACCATTGCAGGCGGCATGGTCTGGCGGCCCAACACCGATGTTTACGAGACCGAATCGGAGTTTGTGGTCAGGATGGACATCGCTGGAATGACCAGAGAGGAATTTGTAATTGTTCTGGATGAGCACTATCTCACCATCAGGGGAGTCAGAAAGGACAACATTCCACCCGGGAAAAAACACTTCCATAAGATGGAAGTGTCAGTCGGTCCTTTTGAACGAAATATCCCGATTCC harbors:
- a CDS encoding PAS domain-containing protein, which translates into the protein MSDVAGKGEITLAPPGHPINTLMEEHKLLLGFAAELRTTVQVMRSAKDFGSSHREMEQLKHIVEHLKDSESHYLREENVLFPYLERHGITQPPAIMWSEHNEIRERKKRIYGIMEKQKDLGFQKFVSELEGGAASLDDLLQSHFYKENNMLFPMAIKVITEDEWAEVGRQFDELGYCCFTPQHGRQAGQERRADKAEPVPEGQMAFETGSFSREELETLLNTLPVDITFVDKDDKVRYFSQSKERIFARTKAVIGREVLQCHPKESLDRVVQIVNDFKSNKRNSAEFWINLKGRLVYIRYFPVRRNGEYLGTLEVTQDITDIKKIEGEKRLL
- a CDS encoding FAD-dependent oxidoreductase yields the protein MQELNSPHQFKILRDRLEDSRDPAIPVITISAGTCGQASGANDLIRVTKRELLKEGLADKIHLRITGCHGFCEMEPSVLVEPQRTFYPKIKQKDMVQIVRAVANGKVVSSLLLKDPAREKPFANQDDVPFYAKQSRTILARNEKIDPIRIYNYIENGGYSAMVKALEKADPRWVINEVKASGLRGRGGAGFPTGFKWELLAAQPNGRGKFIVCNADEGDPGAYMDRSVLEGNPHSIIEGMIIGAYGTGATEGVIYVRNEYPLAIKHLIIALRQARELGLLGKDILGTGFDFDINLVRGAGAFVCGEETALMKSIAGKVGEPTQRPPFPVEKGIDGKPTAINNVETWANIPVIIRDGAAEFSKQGTKNNSGTKIFSLVGKVKYTGLVEVPMGITIEKIVNDIGGGPIGKARIKAVQTGGPSGGCIPARLFNLTVDYDSLAKAGSIMGSGGLIVMDENTCMVDVAKYFMSFLKDESCGKCFTCRKGTQRMYEILEDVSEGKGSLEELGLLEELAEVVKDTTMCGLGQTASNPVLSTLRYFRDEYERHVRDKRCDAFVCKGLVGAPCATACPVETEGWRYIAHIERGEYEEAYRVIRENNPFPSVCARACSHPCEERCRVGTQGGEAVAIRALKRFVTDRVDPSVYKPLHAVSNERDGRRIAVIGSGPAGLTCAHYLSLKGHKVTVFEKEDEPGGMLISTIPAYRLPRETVRKEIKSLLNKNVTMKCGVSLGKDITMDKLFKEGFHAVFLAIGAHKSLGLGLPREKLSGVYPSISFLKAFNLHKERLANGHVGVIGGGNSAVDAARVALRQPGVKTVTIFYRRSQEEMPAFGEEVAAALEEGVKLETLVSPIRVISKGGHLSGIEFVRNALGEFDSSGRRRPVSIPDSEFSASLDTLIVATGEIPDTDCIVGAGDYRISVAENRRTVLVDPETLCTNRPGVFAGGDLVTGPNTIVDAIAAGKRAATMIDLYLRNEKLHQPARWRIPRHYIEPAKTNLKEAQQLKRVEIPCVPVDSRKRKSVEVEKALSAREATRESRRCLRCDLEFTKPGDEKTAAGSLEKKPT
- a CDS encoding NAD(P)H-dependent oxidoreductase subunit E, yielding MSSAEIQAIIEKHGATRGGLISILEDIQGKYGCLPEEALRVVADTTNRSLVDIYGVATFYKSFRLKPRGKHLVSVCLGTACHVRGGPGIAGEFERQLKIAAGDTTSDREFTLETVRCLGACALGPIVVADGHYFSNVNTADVKQIIEKTRAGLDRVEIKGDDRVFPVEVSCPRCNHSLMAGHHVLDGYPAIRITMSFGDHHGWLSLSSLYGSFAVESEQEIPPDTVVNFFCPHCHSELLGASNCAACDAPMVSMIVRGGGVVQICSRRGCRAHMLDLSGDNI
- a CDS encoding Hsp20/alpha crystallin family protein; the protein is MKDNKVNIARSLFSAREWMEYLILDFTKATIAGGMVWRPNTDVYETESEFVVRMDIAGMTREEFVIVLDEHYLTIRGVRKDNIPPGKKHFHKMEVSVGPFERNIPIPIDCDPTTVCAAYRDGILEVRIKKSGGKEKEAFQIRVE